One part of the Marichromatium purpuratum 984 genome encodes these proteins:
- a CDS encoding peroxiredoxin, whose product MSIAIGDPVPDLELTATDDQQIRLTDYRGRNLVLYFYPRASTPGCTQEGLDFAAAHADFGAADTLILGASRDGLRAQQNFKTKQSFPFELIADTDEQLCRAFDVIKLKTLYGRESLGIERSTFLIDATGTLVREWRKVKVKGHVDEVLEAVRGLAQ is encoded by the coding sequence ATGAGCATTGCCATCGGTGACCCGGTCCCCGACCTCGAGCTGACCGCCACCGACGACCAACAGATCCGGCTGACCGACTATCGTGGCCGCAACCTGGTGCTCTACTTCTACCCCAGGGCGAGTACCCCGGGCTGCACCCAGGAGGGGCTGGACTTCGCCGCCGCCCACGCCGACTTCGGCGCCGCCGACACCCTCATCCTCGGCGCCTCGCGCGACGGTCTGCGCGCCCAGCAGAACTTCAAGACCAAGCAATCCTTCCCCTTCGAGCTGATCGCCGACACCGACGAGCAGCTCTGCCGCGCCTTCGACGTGATCAAGCTCAAGACGCTCTATGGTCGCGAGAGCCTCGGTATCGAACGCAGCACCTTCCTCATCGACGCCACCGGCACCCTGGTGCGGGAGTGGCGCAAGGTGAAGGTCAAGGGGCACGTCGACGAGGTGCTTGAAGCGGTCAGGGGCCTGGCCCAGTAG
- a CDS encoding glycine cleavage system protein R yields MTRQKTYLVISALGEDHPGIVDQISRTVLEHGCNIEDSRMSVLGGEFAAMLLVEGKWNTLAKIENALPELERQLGMTIVSKRTGQRNAGANLLPYAVDVVSMDHPGIVNNLAAFFAERRINIEDMATSTYAAAHTGTPMFSVHIAVGIPADIHIAGLRDEFMDYCDGLNLDAVLEPLKS; encoded by the coding sequence ATGACCAGGCAGAAGACCTACCTCGTGATCTCGGCGCTCGGCGAAGACCACCCCGGTATCGTCGATCAGATCTCCCGGACCGTGCTCGAGCACGGCTGCAATATCGAGGACAGCCGGATGAGCGTCCTGGGTGGCGAGTTCGCCGCCATGCTGCTGGTGGAAGGAAAATGGAACACCCTCGCCAAGATCGAGAACGCGCTGCCCGAGCTCGAGCGCCAGCTCGGCATGACCATCGTCTCCAAGCGCACCGGCCAGCGTAACGCCGGGGCCAACCTGCTGCCCTACGCGGTCGACGTGGTATCGATGGATCATCCGGGGATCGTCAACAACCTCGCCGCCTTCTTCGCCGAGCGCCGGATCAACATCGAGGACATGGCCACCAGCACCTATGCCGCGGCCCATACCGGCACCCCGATGTTCTCGGTGCACATCGCCGTGGGCATCCCCGCCGACATCCATATCGCCGGACTGCGCGACGAGTTCATGGACTACTGCGACGGACTCAACCTCGACGCGGTGCTCGAGCCGCTCAAGAGCTGA
- a CDS encoding Fe2+-dependent dioxygenase, translating into MLQIIPQLLGPAQLDKVHATLAELPAVAGTRSAGRSAARVKHNQELQPDPERMQRLARIIMSALGHHPVFRATALPERVADPIFARYRPGMHYGEHVDEPIMGGAGGRMRSDLALTLWLSPADDYDGGELVIRTSFGEQRVRGEAGDAVLYPASSLHQVAPVTRGERLVAVTWIQSLVRDPARRELLYELGQARETLLERAPDDPAAQRVDRSYVNLLRMWAEPG; encoded by the coding sequence ATGTTGCAGATCATCCCCCAGCTACTCGGCCCGGCTCAACTCGACAAGGTCCACGCCACGCTGGCCGAGCTGCCGGCGGTCGCGGGCACCCGCAGCGCCGGGCGCAGCGCGGCACGGGTCAAGCACAACCAGGAGCTGCAACCCGACCCCGAGCGGATGCAGCGACTCGCGCGCATCATCATGTCGGCGCTCGGCCATCACCCGGTGTTTCGCGCCACCGCCCTGCCCGAGCGGGTCGCCGACCCGATCTTCGCCCGCTACCGCCCGGGGATGCACTACGGCGAGCACGTCGACGAGCCGATCATGGGCGGGGCCGGGGGACGGATGCGCAGCGACCTGGCGCTGACCCTGTGGCTCAGCCCGGCGGACGATTACGACGGCGGCGAGCTGGTGATCCGTACCAGCTTCGGCGAGCAGCGGGTGCGAGGCGAGGCCGGCGACGCGGTGCTCTACCCCGCCTCCAGCCTCCACCAGGTCGCCCCGGTGACCCGGGGCGAGCGGCTGGTGGCGGTGACCTGGATCCAGAGCCTGGTGCGTGACCCGGCCCGCCGCGAGCTGCTCTATGAACTCGGCCAGGCCCGCGAGACCCTGCTCGAGCGCGCCCCCGACGATCCCGCCGCCCAGCGGGTCGACCGCAGCTATGTCAACCTGCTGCGGATGTGGGCCGAGCCGGGGTGA
- a CDS encoding SLC13 family permease, with protein sequence MEALAQLDWQGWFSLAMVACCFVLFAFTRVAPDIVTSGALTLLLVSGVLTAEEALAGFANPGMLTVGVLYVVVSGLAETGAIGWLGPRLLGRPHGPRAARVRLMAPVAALSALLNNTPVVAIFIPAVQDWARRHRLELSRLLIPLSYAGIVGGTCTLIGTSTNLVVNGLYIEHQGGAGLGLFEPLWIGLPVTLVTLGFLLLAGDWLLPRRQPPAAGYGDLREYVAEMLVEPGSALVGRSIEAAGLRQLPGLFLVEIERGAQVLPAVSPQAVLQAGDRLVFVGVIDSMMELQRTRGLIPANDQVFKLDLPRPGRCFVEAVLSDKSPLIGLSVRDGRFRNRYDAVIIALSRNGRRVRGKIGDIVLAPGDTLLLETRPDFVERQRNVRDFLLVSQIGDSHPLEHRRAPLAIAIVLAMVAVVAFGWLSMLEAALLAAGSMILTGCTSGRIARRAPDWQVLVVIATSFGIGAALEKTGAAALLAGGLIGLADGQPWSALGLVFVATALLTSLATNNVAAVLVFPIAVETARTMGVALEPFVLTLMVAASASFATPIGYQTNLMVFNVGGYRFGDFVRAGVPLTLLVGVVTVALTPLVWPFRP encoded by the coding sequence ATGGAGGCGTTGGCGCAACTCGACTGGCAGGGCTGGTTCAGTCTGGCGATGGTGGCCTGCTGCTTCGTGCTGTTCGCCTTCACCCGGGTCGCCCCCGACATCGTCACCAGTGGCGCGCTGACCCTGCTGCTGGTCAGCGGGGTGCTCACCGCCGAGGAGGCCCTGGCCGGTTTCGCCAACCCCGGCATGCTCACCGTCGGGGTGCTCTACGTGGTGGTCAGCGGGCTGGCCGAGACCGGCGCCATCGGCTGGCTCGGCCCGCGCCTGCTCGGCCGCCCGCACGGACCGCGCGCGGCGCGGGTGCGGCTGATGGCGCCGGTGGCCGCGCTCAGCGCGCTGCTCAACAACACCCCGGTGGTGGCGATCTTCATCCCCGCGGTGCAGGACTGGGCCAGACGCCATCGTCTGGAGCTGTCGCGGTTGCTGATCCCGCTGTCCTATGCCGGGATCGTCGGTGGGACCTGCACCCTGATCGGCACCAGTACCAATCTGGTGGTCAACGGGCTCTATATCGAGCACCAGGGCGGCGCCGGGCTGGGGTTGTTCGAGCCGTTGTGGATCGGGCTGCCGGTGACCCTGGTCACCCTCGGCTTTCTGCTGCTCGCCGGCGACTGGCTGCTGCCGCGCCGCCAGCCCCCGGCGGCCGGCTACGGCGACCTGCGCGAGTACGTCGCCGAGATGCTGGTCGAGCCGGGCAGTGCGCTGGTCGGGCGCTCGATCGAGGCCGCCGGGCTGCGTCAGCTCCCGGGGCTGTTCCTGGTCGAGATCGAGCGCGGCGCCCAGGTGCTGCCCGCCGTCTCCCCGCAGGCGGTGCTCCAGGCCGGCGATCGGCTGGTGTTCGTCGGGGTGATCGACTCGATGATGGAGCTGCAGCGTACCCGCGGGCTGATCCCGGCCAATGACCAGGTGTTCAAGCTCGACCTGCCACGCCCCGGGCGTTGCTTCGTCGAGGCGGTGCTCTCCGACAAGTCGCCGCTGATCGGACTGAGCGTGCGCGACGGGCGCTTTCGCAACCGCTACGACGCGGTGATCATCGCGCTCTCGCGCAACGGCCGACGGGTGCGCGGCAAGATCGGCGACATCGTCCTCGCCCCCGGCGACACCCTGCTGCTGGAGACCCGCCCGGACTTCGTCGAGCGTCAGCGCAACGTCCGCGACTTCCTGCTGGTGAGCCAGATCGGCGACTCCCACCCACTCGAGCACCGCCGCGCGCCGCTGGCCATCGCCATCGTGCTGGCGATGGTGGCGGTGGTCGCGTTCGGCTGGCTGAGCATGCTCGAGGCGGCGCTGCTGGCCGCCGGCAGCATGATCCTCACTGGCTGCACCAGTGGGCGCATCGCCCGGCGCGCACCGGACTGGCAGGTGCTGGTGGTGATCGCCACTTCCTTCGGCATCGGCGCGGCGCTGGAGAAGACCGGCGCCGCGGCGCTGCTCGCCGGCGGTCTGATCGGGCTCGCCGACGGCCAGCCGTGGTCGGCGCTGGGCCTGGTGTTCGTCGCCACCGCGCTGCTCACCTCGCTGGCCACCAACAACGTCGCTGCGGTGCTGGTGTTCCCGATCGCGGTCGAGACCGCGCGCACCATGGGGGTGGCGCTCGAGCCCTTCGTGCTGACGCTGATGGTCGCCGCCTCGGCGAGCTTCGCCACCCCGATCGGCTATCAGACCAATCTGATGGTGTTCAACGTCGGCGGCTATCGCTTCGGCGACTTCGTCCGCGCCGGGGTGCCGCTAACCCTGCTGGTGGGCGTGGTGACCGTTGCGCTGACGCCGTTGGTGTGGCCCTTCCGGCCCTGA
- the mepA gene encoding penicillin-insensitive murein endopeptidase, producing the protein MSPLCSRPLHPLLLLSLSLGWCAVAVANPWPGVERPSAGPAQVIGAPANGCLAGAVALPASGVGYLDVRRWRGRYYGHPRLLALIETLGRAQQARDERLVMVGDLSQPRGGRMSGGHRSHQHGLDVDLWLTLAASPADARALLDEGDPPSLVSGDRVNRRWGEDARFLIEWAARRPEVDRLFVNPAIKRALCDATGGADWLRKVRPWWGHDAHTHVRLACPEDSPACEPQSPIPAGPGCGAELDWWFSAEARSPGSGRRVAEPTPPAACARLLNAP; encoded by the coding sequence ATGTCGCCCTTGTGCTCTCGCCCGTTGCATCCCCTGTTGCTGTTGTCGCTGTCCCTGGGCTGGTGCGCCGTCGCCGTCGCCAACCCCTGGCCCGGGGTCGAGCGCCCGAGCGCCGGTCCGGCGCAGGTCATTGGCGCTCCGGCCAATGGCTGTCTCGCCGGCGCCGTGGCACTGCCCGCGAGCGGGGTCGGTTATCTCGACGTACGCCGTTGGCGTGGCCGTTACTACGGCCATCCGCGTCTGCTCGCGCTGATCGAGACGCTCGGCCGGGCGCAGCAGGCGCGCGACGAGCGGCTGGTGATGGTCGGCGATCTCTCGCAGCCGCGCGGCGGGCGGATGTCCGGCGGTCATCGCAGCCACCAGCACGGGCTCGACGTCGACCTGTGGCTGACCCTGGCAGCGTCGCCGGCGGATGCGCGAGCGCTGCTCGACGAGGGCGATCCGCCGAGCCTGGTCAGCGGTGATCGGGTCAACCGGCGTTGGGGCGAGGATGCGCGCTTTCTCATCGAGTGGGCGGCGCGCCGCCCCGAGGTCGACCGTCTGTTCGTCAATCCGGCGATCAAGCGCGCGCTCTGTGACGCCACCGGTGGCGCCGACTGGCTGCGCAAGGTACGGCCGTGGTGGGGACACGACGCCCACACGCACGTGCGTCTGGCCTGCCCGGAGGACAGCCCGGCCTGCGAGCCGCAGTCGCCGATCCCGGCGGGGCCGGGCTGTGGCGCCGAACTCGACTGGTGGTTCAGCGCCGAGGCGCGCAGCCCGGGCAGTGGGCGACGCGTCGCCGAGCCGACCCCGCCGGCGGCCTGCGCGCGGCTGTTGAACGCCCCCTGA
- the smc gene encoding chromosome segregation protein SMC translates to MRLEKIKLAGFKSFVDPTSVAFPSNLVGVVGPNGCGKSNVIDAVRWVMGESSAKMLRGESMADVIFNGSTGRKPVGTASIELVFDNSDGRAGGEYARFAQISVKRQVTRDGQSTYFLNGARCRRRDIQDLFLGTGLGPRSYAIIEQGMISRIIEARPEDLRLFLEEAAGISKYKERRRETENRMRHTRENLERLDDLREEVGKQLEHLERQAATAEKYTRLKAEERQLGLELKALRWRALATEIATDDRHIAEAETGAEGHLAEQRRIESELEQRRAARAEAGESFNKVQERFYAVGAEIARTEQAIEFASQARARTESELARLDQEQGDAARHLERDRARLVELEQALAADEPELARAEQALAEVAGSVMTAEEQLRSWEAEWDRFNREAAQPAEQAQVERARINAIEQRIERDRERRRRIEEEVSRLRSADVHERIEVLEEQEEVCLARIDDFEQRQHTHAETLAEHDRALRTLAAELDQVRTELQQTKGRHASLLALQEASLAESAGGDWLAGRGLADAPRLLDGLEVEPGWERAVECVLGERLGALGCDHPERHLIAPAAVPSGVMLFDSAATSTAAVGETLAARVRGSGPLDALLVGVLAAEGVEQALADRARLAAGEYWVTREGFRVGRDWWRAPPTDDDGVLARAEAVRGLEQQIETLEAREQVLLEDDEQRRAARAEAEQVRAATAATLAEYQRELSTLRSELAGLRTRDEHQRARLQALAEERTELEEQRAEALLEMEDRRERLHDLLAEVDALAERRESLDGERERLRAVVAEGRERERGCREQAQTLRVRVESNRTAQTATRHSLDRAEERGAQLAERRETLLDSLEAGVEPLAEQRERLEEQLELRVEIEARLGEARARVETLEAEQRALEQARQRLEQLLAGAHQGLDALRLARQERLVRQRTLEEQLAESAASAPTLLEGLDPEATEEVWQQRLTQTGNRIQRLGAINLAAIDEFKEQSQRKTYLDAQHADISDSLETLEQAIRKIDRETRTRFKATYEQVNSGFQAIFPRLFGGGHAYLELTDDDLLETGVSVMARPPGKRNSSIHLLSGGEKALTAVALVFAIFELNPAPFCMLDEVDAPLDDANVGRFCELVRSMSDRVQFIFISHNKVTMEIADHLLGVTMHEPGVSRLVAVDVDEAVRLAAV, encoded by the coding sequence ATGCGTCTCGAAAAGATCAAACTCGCCGGCTTCAAGTCCTTCGTCGACCCCACCAGCGTCGCCTTCCCCAGCAACCTCGTCGGGGTGGTCGGCCCCAACGGCTGTGGCAAGTCCAATGTGATCGATGCGGTGCGCTGGGTGATGGGCGAGAGTTCGGCGAAGATGCTGCGCGGCGAGTCGATGGCCGACGTCATCTTCAACGGCAGCACCGGGCGCAAGCCGGTGGGCACGGCGAGCATCGAGCTGGTGTTCGACAACAGTGACGGTCGCGCCGGCGGCGAGTACGCGCGCTTTGCGCAGATCTCGGTCAAGCGTCAGGTCACCCGCGACGGCCAGTCGACCTACTTCCTCAACGGCGCGCGCTGTCGTCGGCGCGACATCCAGGACCTCTTCCTCGGCACCGGCCTGGGGCCGCGCTCCTACGCCATCATCGAGCAGGGGATGATCTCGCGGATCATCGAGGCCCGTCCCGAGGACCTGCGTCTGTTCCTTGAGGAGGCCGCCGGCATCTCCAAGTACAAGGAGCGCCGCCGCGAGACCGAGAACCGGATGCGCCACACCCGCGAGAACCTGGAGCGGCTCGACGACCTGCGCGAGGAGGTCGGCAAGCAGCTCGAACACCTCGAACGCCAGGCCGCCACCGCCGAGAAGTACACCCGGCTCAAGGCCGAAGAGCGTCAGCTCGGGCTCGAGCTCAAGGCGCTGCGCTGGCGCGCGCTGGCCACCGAGATCGCCACCGACGATCGGCACATCGCCGAGGCCGAGACCGGTGCCGAGGGCCATCTCGCCGAGCAGCGCCGGATCGAGTCCGAACTCGAGCAGCGGCGCGCGGCACGCGCCGAGGCCGGCGAGTCCTTCAACAAGGTTCAGGAGCGGTTCTACGCGGTGGGCGCCGAGATCGCCCGCACCGAGCAGGCGATCGAGTTCGCCAGCCAGGCGCGCGCGCGCACCGAGTCCGAGCTGGCGCGGCTCGACCAGGAACAGGGCGACGCCGCGCGTCATCTCGAACGCGATCGCGCCCGTCTGGTCGAGCTGGAGCAGGCGCTCGCCGCCGACGAGCCCGAGTTGGCCCGCGCCGAGCAGGCGCTCGCCGAGGTCGCCGGCTCGGTGATGACCGCCGAGGAGCAGTTGCGGTCGTGGGAGGCGGAGTGGGACCGCTTCAACCGCGAGGCGGCGCAGCCGGCCGAGCAGGCACAGGTCGAGCGCGCGCGGATCAATGCCATCGAGCAGCGGATCGAACGCGATCGCGAACGGCGGCGCCGGATCGAGGAGGAGGTCTCGCGGCTGCGCTCGGCCGACGTCCACGAGCGCATCGAGGTGCTGGAGGAGCAGGAAGAGGTCTGTCTGGCGCGGATCGACGACTTCGAGCAGCGCCAGCACACCCACGCCGAGACGCTCGCCGAGCACGACCGGGCGCTGCGCACGCTCGCCGCCGAACTCGACCAGGTCCGCACCGAGTTGCAGCAGACCAAGGGTCGCCACGCCTCGCTGCTGGCCTTGCAGGAAGCTTCTCTGGCCGAGTCCGCAGGGGGCGACTGGCTCGCCGGGCGCGGACTGGCCGACGCGCCGCGGCTGCTCGACGGTCTGGAGGTCGAGCCGGGCTGGGAGCGAGCGGTCGAGTGCGTGCTCGGCGAGCGGCTCGGCGCGCTCGGCTGTGATCACCCGGAGCGGCATCTCATCGCACCTGCCGCCGTGCCCTCGGGGGTGATGCTGTTTGACAGCGCCGCCACCTCGACGGCGGCGGTTGGCGAGACTCTGGCCGCCCGGGTGCGCGGCAGCGGTCCGCTCGACGCGCTGCTTGTCGGCGTGCTGGCCGCCGAAGGGGTGGAGCAGGCGCTCGCCGATCGCGCGCGACTCGCCGCGGGCGAGTACTGGGTGACCCGTGAGGGGTTTCGCGTCGGTCGCGACTGGTGGCGCGCGCCACCGACCGACGATGACGGCGTGCTGGCGCGCGCCGAGGCGGTCCGCGGTCTCGAGCAGCAGATCGAAACGCTGGAGGCGCGCGAACAGGTGCTGCTCGAGGACGACGAGCAGCGTCGCGCCGCGCGCGCCGAGGCCGAGCAGGTTCGCGCCGCGACCGCTGCCACCCTCGCCGAGTATCAGCGCGAGCTGTCCACGCTGCGCTCCGAGCTGGCCGGGCTGCGCACCCGTGACGAGCACCAGCGTGCCCGTCTGCAGGCGCTCGCCGAGGAGCGGACCGAACTCGAGGAGCAGCGCGCCGAGGCGCTGCTGGAGATGGAGGACCGGCGCGAGCGCTTGCACGACCTGCTCGCCGAGGTCGACGCCCTGGCCGAGCGGCGCGAGTCGCTCGACGGCGAGCGCGAGCGGCTGCGCGCGGTGGTCGCCGAGGGGCGCGAGCGCGAGCGTGGCTGTCGCGAACAGGCACAGACGCTGCGGGTACGGGTCGAGTCCAACCGCACCGCGCAGACCGCCACCCGTCACAGCCTAGACCGCGCCGAGGAGCGCGGCGCCCAGCTCGCCGAGCGGCGCGAGACCCTGCTCGACAGCCTGGAGGCGGGGGTCGAGCCGCTGGCCGAGCAGCGCGAGCGGTTGGAGGAGCAGCTCGAACTGCGCGTCGAGATCGAGGCCCGACTGGGCGAGGCGCGCGCCCGGGTCGAAACCCTCGAGGCCGAGCAGCGCGCGCTCGAACAGGCGCGCCAACGCCTCGAACAGCTGCTCGCCGGCGCCCATCAGGGGCTCGACGCGCTACGTCTGGCACGCCAGGAGCGGCTGGTGCGCCAGCGCACCCTGGAGGAGCAGCTCGCCGAGTCCGCGGCCAGCGCCCCGACGCTGCTCGAGGGTCTCGACCCCGAGGCCACCGAGGAGGTCTGGCAGCAACGCCTGACCCAGACCGGCAATCGCATCCAGCGGCTCGGCGCGATCAACCTCGCCGCCATCGACGAGTTCAAGGAGCAGTCGCAGCGCAAGACCTATCTCGACGCCCAGCATGCCGACATCTCCGACTCGCTCGAGACCCTGGAGCAGGCGATCCGCAAGATCGACCGCGAGACCCGCACCCGCTTCAAGGCGACCTACGAGCAGGTCAACAGCGGTTTCCAGGCCATCTTCCCGCGGCTGTTCGGCGGCGGTCACGCCTATCTGGAGCTGACCGACGACGACCTGCTGGAGACCGGGGTGAGCGTGATGGCACGCCCGCCGGGCAAGCGCAACTCCAGCATCCACCTGCTCTCCGGCGGCGAGAAGGCGCTCACCGCGGTGGCCCTGGTGTTCGCCATCTTCGAGTTGAACCCGGCGCCTTTCTGCATGCTCGATGAGGTCGACGCCCCGCTCGACGACGCCAACGTCGGGCGCTTCTGCGAGCTGGTGCGCTCGATGTCCGACCGGGTGCAGTTCATCTTCATCAGCCACAACAAGGTGACCATGGAGATCGCCGACCACCTGCTCGGCGTCACCATGCACGAGCCCGGCGTCTCGCGCCTGGTCGCCGTCGACGTCGATGAGGCGGTGCGCCTGGCGGCGGTGTGA
- a CDS encoding cell division protein ZipA: MDADTLRLILLVVGAILILALYLWERGHELEDPAGLDDDDTAGHARASTRAKREPALGDFDDGDAPREARRREAREDVPEDFDDTLEAVHQQALEPPAPLLLQVSVVAPDERPFAGEALMDVAETCGLHPGEMEIFHYTDTLDGEPRYAFSMANMVKPGIFPFDEMETFSTPGLLLFAQLEGEPEDMAVFDEMIATARKLATMLDGEVHDDHRKPLSIKKEEEMRRAVRENERLWAGVTLN; the protein is encoded by the coding sequence ATGGACGCCGATACGCTTCGCCTGATTCTGTTGGTCGTGGGGGCCATCCTGATCCTTGCCCTCTATCTCTGGGAGCGTGGTCACGAACTCGAGGACCCCGCCGGTCTCGATGACGATGATACTGCCGGGCACGCGCGCGCCTCGACCCGCGCCAAGCGCGAGCCGGCGCTCGGCGACTTCGATGACGGTGACGCGCCGCGCGAGGCCCGTCGTCGCGAGGCGCGAGAGGACGTCCCCGAGGACTTCGATGACACGCTGGAGGCCGTGCACCAGCAGGCGCTCGAGCCGCCTGCGCCCTTGTTGTTGCAGGTGAGCGTGGTCGCTCCGGACGAACGGCCGTTCGCCGGCGAGGCGCTGATGGACGTGGCCGAGACCTGTGGCCTGCACCCCGGCGAGATGGAGATCTTCCACTACACCGATACCCTCGACGGCGAGCCGCGTTACGCCTTCAGCATGGCCAACATGGTCAAGCCCGGTATCTTCCCCTTCGACGAGATGGAGACCTTCTCCACCCCCGGGCTGTTGCTGTTCGCCCAACTCGAGGGCGAGCCGGAGGACATGGCGGTGTTCGACGAGATGATCGCCACCGCCCGCAAGCTCGCCACCATGCTCGACGGCGAGGTTCATGACGATCACCGCAAGCCGTTGTCGATCAAGAAAGAAGAAGAGATGCGCCGCGCAGTGCGTGAGAACGAGCGCCTGTGGGCCGGAGTGACCCTGAATTGA